From the Rhodanobacter soli genome, one window contains:
- a CDS encoding multifunctional CCA addition/repair protein encodes MHIYLVGGAVRDKLLNRPVVDHDHVVVGALPEELLAQGYKPVGKDFPVFLHPATGEEYALARTERKSGRGYHGFVFQADPTITLEQDLARRDLTINAIAEDEHGALTDPFGGVRDIEARVLRHVSPAFVEDPVRVLRVARFAARFAPLGFTVADETMALMRRMVADGEVDHLVPERVWAETRKALAEPQPSAFLRVLRECGALAVLFPEIDALYGVPQRAEFHPEIDTGVHVEMVLDAAAQLAPGNDVVGFCALTHDLGKALTPADELPRHVGHEHRGVAPLRALAARLKVPTEHAALAELVCREHLNAHRAFELKPATVLKLLGALDALRRPARLELFLAACEADKRGRRGHEHDAYPQADYLRAARAAAAAVESADFVARGLAGPAIGQAMETARVHAIAALKTNPSPS; translated from the coding sequence ATGCACATCTATCTGGTCGGCGGCGCGGTCCGCGACAAACTGTTGAACCGCCCGGTGGTCGACCACGACCACGTGGTGGTCGGCGCGTTGCCGGAGGAGCTGCTGGCGCAGGGCTACAAGCCGGTGGGCAAGGATTTCCCGGTGTTCCTGCACCCCGCGACCGGCGAGGAGTACGCGCTGGCGCGCACCGAGCGCAAGAGCGGGCGCGGCTACCACGGCTTCGTGTTCCAGGCCGATCCGACGATCACGCTGGAGCAGGACCTGGCCCGCCGCGACCTCACCATCAACGCCATCGCCGAGGACGAGCACGGCGCGCTGACCGACCCGTTCGGCGGCGTGCGCGATATCGAGGCGCGCGTGTTGCGCCACGTATCGCCGGCGTTCGTCGAGGACCCGGTGCGGGTGCTGCGGGTGGCGCGCTTCGCCGCGCGCTTCGCGCCGCTGGGTTTCACGGTGGCCGACGAGACGATGGCGCTGATGCGGCGGATGGTGGCCGACGGCGAGGTCGACCACCTGGTGCCGGAACGCGTGTGGGCGGAAACGCGCAAGGCGCTGGCCGAGCCGCAGCCGTCGGCCTTCCTGCGCGTGCTGCGCGAGTGCGGCGCGCTGGCCGTGCTGTTTCCCGAAATCGACGCGCTGTACGGCGTGCCGCAGCGCGCGGAGTTCCACCCGGAGATCGACACCGGCGTGCACGTGGAAATGGTGCTGGACGCAGCGGCGCAGCTGGCGCCGGGCAACGACGTGGTGGGCTTCTGCGCACTGACCCACGACCTCGGCAAGGCGCTGACTCCCGCCGATGAATTGCCGCGTCACGTGGGTCACGAGCATCGCGGGGTAGCGCCATTGCGCGCGCTGGCGGCGCGGCTGAAGGTGCCGACCGAACACGCGGCGCTGGCCGAACTGGTCTGCCGCGAGCACCTGAACGCACACCGCGCGTTCGAGCTGAAGCCGGCCACCGTGCTGAAGCTGCTGGGCGCACTGGATGCCTTGCGCCGGCCGGCGCGGCTGGAGCTTTTCCTCGCGGCCTGCGAGGCGGACAAGCGCGGCCGGCGCGGCCACGAGCACGACGCTTATCCGCAGGCGGATTACCTGCGCGCGGCACGCGCCGCCGCCGCCGCGGTCGAGTCCGCCGACTTCGTCGCCCGTGGCCTGGCCGGCCCGGCGATCGGCCAGGCGATGGAAACGGCGCGGGTGCACGCCATCGCCGCTTTGAAAACTAATCCTTCGCCAAGCTGA
- a CDS encoding VanZ family protein, which translates to MLWVLWMALSPDPGIALDFPYGDKLLHATTFTCLMGWWGNVYRARRARGWAALCCLAFGVFIEFAQWLDPPRDADALDVLADGAGIVIALLLLRTSLASVLASVEARSVRRRGG; encoded by the coding sequence ATGCTCTGGGTCTTGTGGATGGCGCTGAGTCCGGACCCCGGCATCGCGCTGGATTTCCCCTACGGCGACAAGCTGCTGCATGCCACCACCTTCACCTGCCTGATGGGCTGGTGGGGCAATGTCTATCGCGCGCGCCGCGCGCGTGGATGGGCCGCGCTGTGTTGCCTGGCGTTCGGCGTCTTCATCGAGTTCGCGCAGTGGCTGGACCCGCCGCGCGACGCCGATGCGCTGGACGTGCTCGCCGACGGCGCCGGTATCGTCATCGCGCTGCTGCTGCTGCGCACCTCGCTCGCCAGCGTGCTGGCGAGCGTGGAAGCGCGTTCAGTGCGTCGGCGCGGGGGCTGA
- a CDS encoding LTA synthase family protein, translating into MSSAFTPTSPLRQRFRPLLWLAITYLAISFATRVVLLVMSGGEVPHTPLNLLYAFGVGLGYDLVTYIYVAWPLVLFLWLVPTRRAAVSGLGQWLLYVIALALLYALCLGVLYLHYRAHLGMTWPLVLLFLLALPLPGFAYVSRTGQWVLYGLALVLLYGLLFVAASELVFWNEFSVRFNFIAVDYLVYTNEVIGNIRESYPIGRWLALLAVVALVLFALGRRALRVRDDGSRFWQRGKVALLWLVLTVISVAAVNGGMKDRTGNNYVNELAGNGIYQFFNAFRSSHLDYAKFYRTLPDDEAFRRVRAMLKTPDATYLSDDPHDLTRAIRRVGPEKRLNVVLISVESLSGDYLGTFGNPDHITPYLDSLVGQSLFFDNLYANGTRTVRGLEALSLSVPPTPGDSLLKEHNNENLFSLAGIFNDRGYQSDFVYGGYGEFDNMNYFFSHNGYRAVDRRDIPKTATIHSENVWGVADEDLYTLALGQMDQIHAEGKPFFLHIMTTSNHRPFTFPEGRVKQANGTRQGAVAYTDWSIGDFIRRAREKSYFDDTVFVITADHCASSAGKTSVPVNRYHVPLWIYAPKHIQPQRVDRLMGQVDIAPTLLGLLNFSYRSRFFGYDLFQLEPGRERAFPATYEKLGYLHDDVLTVLEPQRKLEQMKPDYASGDAVPLVPQNEEQIDQAVAYYQVASELFKRGQLARRPADATPVEPLPAEPAAAPAPASSAPAPASSTALPATAGSAPAPTH; encoded by the coding sequence GTGTCGAGCGCATTCACCCCGACCTCTCCCCTGCGCCAGCGGTTCCGTCCGCTGCTGTGGCTGGCGATCACCTACCTGGCGATCTCGTTCGCCACCCGCGTGGTGCTGCTGGTGATGTCCGGCGGCGAGGTGCCGCACACGCCGCTGAACCTGCTGTACGCGTTCGGCGTGGGGCTGGGCTACGACCTGGTCACCTACATCTACGTGGCGTGGCCGCTGGTGCTGTTCCTGTGGCTGGTGCCGACGCGGCGCGCCGCGGTGTCCGGGCTGGGCCAGTGGCTGCTCTACGTGATCGCGCTGGCGCTGCTGTACGCGCTGTGCCTGGGCGTGCTGTACCTGCACTACCGCGCCCACCTGGGCATGACCTGGCCGCTGGTGCTGCTGTTCCTGCTGGCGCTGCCGCTGCCGGGCTTCGCCTATGTCTCGCGCACCGGCCAGTGGGTGCTGTACGGGCTGGCGCTGGTGCTGCTGTACGGACTGCTGTTCGTGGCGGCGTCCGAGCTGGTGTTCTGGAACGAGTTCAGCGTGCGCTTCAACTTCATCGCGGTGGACTACCTCGTCTACACCAACGAGGTGATCGGCAATATCCGCGAGTCCTATCCGATCGGCCGCTGGCTGGCCCTGCTGGCGGTGGTCGCGCTGGTGCTGTTCGCGCTCGGCCGGCGCGCCCTGCGCGTGCGCGACGACGGCAGCCGCTTCTGGCAGCGCGGCAAGGTGGCGCTGCTGTGGCTGGTGCTGACGGTCATTTCGGTCGCCGCGGTGAATGGCGGCATGAAGGACCGCACCGGCAACAACTACGTCAACGAGCTGGCCGGCAATGGCATCTACCAGTTCTTCAACGCGTTCCGCAGCAGCCACCTCGACTACGCGAAGTTCTACCGCACGCTGCCGGACGACGAGGCGTTCCGCCGTGTGCGCGCGATGCTGAAGACGCCGGACGCGACCTACCTCAGCGACGACCCGCACGACCTCACCCGCGCGATCCGCCGGGTCGGTCCGGAGAAGCGGCTCAACGTGGTGCTGATCAGCGTGGAGAGCCTGTCCGGCGACTACCTGGGCACGTTCGGCAACCCGGACCACATCACGCCGTACCTCGATTCGCTGGTCGGCCAGAGCCTGTTCTTCGACAACCTGTACGCGAACGGCACGCGCACCGTGCGCGGGCTGGAAGCGCTGTCGCTGTCGGTGCCGCCCACGCCCGGCGACTCGCTGCTGAAGGAGCACAACAACGAGAACCTGTTCTCGCTGGCCGGCATCTTCAACGACCGCGGCTACCAGTCGGACTTCGTCTACGGCGGCTACGGCGAGTTCGACAACATGAACTATTTCTTCAGCCACAACGGCTATCGTGCGGTCGACCGGCGCGACATCCCGAAGACCGCCACGATCCACAGCGAAAACGTGTGGGGCGTGGCCGACGAGGACCTGTACACGCTGGCGCTGGGCCAGATGGACCAGATCCACGCCGAAGGAAAACCCTTTTTCCTGCACATCATGACCACCTCCAACCACCGGCCGTTCACTTTCCCGGAAGGCCGCGTGAAGCAGGCCAACGGCACCCGCCAGGGCGCGGTGGCATATACCGACTGGTCGATCGGCGATTTCATCAGGCGCGCGCGGGAGAAGTCGTATTTCGACGACACCGTGTTCGTGATCACCGCCGACCACTGCGCCTCCAGCGCGGGCAAGACCAGCGTGCCGGTGAACCGCTACCACGTGCCGCTGTGGATCTACGCGCCGAAGCACATCCAGCCGCAGCGCGTGGACCGCCTGATGGGCCAGGTCGACATCGCGCCGACCCTGCTCGGCCTGCTCAATTTCAGCTACCGCTCGCGCTTCTTCGGCTACGACCTGTTCCAGTTGGAACCCGGCCGCGAGCGCGCCTTCCCGGCCACCTACGAGAAGCTCGGTTACCTACACGACGACGTGCTCACCGTGCTGGAGCCGCAGCGCAAGCTGGAGCAGATGAAGCCGGACTACGCCAGCGGCGACGCGGTTCCGCTGGTGCCGCAGAACGAAGAGCAGATCGACCAGGCGGTGGCCTACTACCAGGTCGCCAGCGAGCTGTTCAAGCGCGGCCAGCTGGCACGTCGTCCGGCCGATGCGACGCCGGTGGAGCCGTTGCCGGCGGAACCCGCCGCGGCACCCGCGCCGGCCAGCTCGGCACCTGCACCAGCCAGCTCGACGGCGCTGCCGGCCACGGCCGGCTCAGCCCCCGCGCCGACGCACTGA
- a CDS encoding carboxypeptidase regulatory-like domain-containing protein, with protein sequence MGHEIRACVLGRGALAVLAWACMGASPVTGVSGTVRMSPAGPGPQRAGEPGAAPYRGAAVQLRDARGSVVARATTDEQGQFTLVVPAGTYEVRVDVRNAAWPRCEAVEATVHANQIARVAIVCDSGMR encoded by the coding sequence ATGGGACACGAAATCCGCGCATGCGTACTGGGCCGCGGGGCGCTCGCCGTGCTGGCCTGGGCCTGCATGGGCGCGAGCCCTGTCACCGGAGTGAGCGGGACGGTGCGCATGTCGCCCGCCGGCCCCGGGCCGCAGCGGGCCGGCGAGCCGGGCGCGGCCCCCTATCGAGGAGCGGCGGTGCAGCTGCGCGACGCCCGCGGAAGCGTCGTGGCGCGCGCGACTACCGACGAACAGGGACAGTTCACGCTGGTCGTGCCGGCCGGCACGTACGAGGTCCGGGTGGATGTCCGGAACGCCGCGTGGCCGCGTTGCGAAGCGGTCGAAGCCACGGTCCATGCCAACCAGATCGCCCGCGTGGCCATCGTCTGCGATTCCGGGATGCGGTAG
- a CDS encoding tetratricopeptide repeat-containing sulfotransferase family protein, producing the protein MGASQIHPLLRDRAAGLSPEAVRLLDEASGAMADGELVRAEAALAAVLALAPDAVEALRLSGQLQQLRGNYAQAVAILRRALAKDPRDALAHISLGVALQSQGENEAALSALQRACELAPDFAPAWFNLGRMFQLQGRPAGAITALHRALDIDPDHLAARLVLASAQTGLGAEAPAAANYREVLRRQSGHPEAWSGLAGLDTERFGKDDVAQLQRALQMPQPAPLARIRLGFALARALEDQADYHAAFRALRKANAWRRRQLNWNAAGMRARADAMLAAFAEPLAGAADAALGEQVIFLMALPHAGVGLTRQILAAHPYVGGVDESPDLQRVIGDESARRGQPLLQWVGSATPADWARLGQDYLARTGHWRRGLPRFIDANRLNWRVVGVALAMLPGARVVHCRRDALETCFACYRQLFASGHDFSYDLDDIASYWRDHERLGRHWQRLFPQRFLEHDYEALLADPETQVRRLLAFCGLEVDPACLGFQHEPTQARTALRTRQPWLREPALAARYGAELDRLRLLLGVR; encoded by the coding sequence ATGGGGGCAAGCCAGATTCATCCGCTGCTGCGGGACCGTGCCGCGGGTCTGTCGCCGGAGGCGGTGCGCTTGCTCGACGAGGCCAGCGGTGCGATGGCCGACGGCGAACTGGTTCGTGCCGAGGCGGCACTGGCCGCGGTGCTGGCGCTGGCGCCCGATGCCGTGGAAGCGCTGCGCCTCTCCGGCCAGCTGCAGCAGTTGCGCGGGAATTATGCGCAGGCGGTGGCGATCCTGCGCCGGGCGTTGGCGAAGGATCCGCGCGACGCCCTGGCGCACATCAGCCTGGGCGTTGCGCTGCAGTCCCAGGGCGAGAACGAGGCGGCCTTGTCGGCGCTGCAGCGGGCTTGCGAACTGGCGCCCGACTTCGCGCCGGCGTGGTTCAACCTGGGCCGGATGTTCCAGTTGCAGGGCCGGCCGGCCGGAGCAATCACCGCACTGCACCGCGCGCTCGATATCGATCCGGACCATCTCGCGGCGCGGCTGGTGCTGGCCTCGGCGCAGACCGGCCTCGGCGCCGAGGCCCCGGCGGCCGCGAACTATCGCGAGGTGCTGCGGCGACAGTCCGGTCATCCGGAAGCCTGGAGCGGCCTGGCCGGGCTGGACACCGAACGCTTCGGCAAGGACGACGTGGCCCAGCTGCAGCGTGCCTTGCAGATGCCGCAGCCGGCGCCGCTGGCGCGCATCCGGCTCGGCTTCGCGCTGGCGCGTGCGCTGGAAGACCAGGCCGACTATCACGCGGCCTTCCGCGCCCTGCGCAAGGCCAACGCATGGCGGCGCCGGCAGCTGAACTGGAACGCGGCGGGCATGCGGGCACGCGCCGATGCCATGCTCGCGGCATTCGCCGAGCCGTTGGCCGGTGCCGCGGATGCCGCGTTGGGCGAGCAGGTGATCTTCCTCATGGCGCTGCCGCACGCCGGTGTCGGCTTGACCCGGCAGATTCTTGCCGCGCACCCGTACGTGGGCGGCGTCGACGAGTCGCCCGACCTGCAGCGGGTGATCGGCGACGAATCGGCCCGGCGCGGACAGCCGCTGTTGCAGTGGGTTGGCTCGGCCACGCCGGCGGACTGGGCGCGCCTGGGCCAGGACTACCTGGCGCGGACCGGGCATTGGCGCCGCGGCCTGCCGCGCTTCATCGACGCGAACCGGTTGAACTGGCGCGTGGTGGGCGTGGCGCTGGCGATGCTGCCCGGCGCACGGGTGGTGCATTGCCGGCGCGACGCCCTGGAAACCTGTTTCGCCTGTTACCGCCAGCTGTTCGCCAGCGGCCACGACTTCAGCTACGACCTGGACGACATCGCCAGCTACTGGCGCGACCACGAGCGGCTCGGCCGGCATTGGCAGCGGCTGTTCCCGCAGCGTTTCCTCGAACACGACTACGAGGCCTTGCTGGCCGATCCCGAAACCCAGGTGCGCCGACTGCTGGCGTTCTGCGGGCTTGAAGTCGACCCGGCCTGCCTGGGATTCCAGCACGAACCGACGCAGGCGCGCACGGCACTGCGCACGCGCCAGCCCTGGCTGCGCGAGCCGGCGCTGGCCGCGCGCTACGGCGCCGAGCTGGATCGCTTGCGGCTGCTGTTGGGCGTGCGCTGA
- a CDS encoding complex I NDUFA9 subunit family protein: MAAQQLVILGGTGFVGSHLVPRLAADGHQIVLLSRNREQHRELGVLPTVSVRSADIYDDEVLRRHLAGADAVINLVGILNPRGRHSFQRAHVELARRLIAACHASGVGRLHQMSSLKAGQGLSQYLKTRGEAEALVKASALDWTIYQPSVIFGPGDGLVSRFAKLLRQMPALPLARAQARMAPTWVGDVAEAIARCVDHATLGQRRSFELYGPEVLTLGEIVRKIRAAAGLRTPIIALPDSLGRLQAQFAELLPGKPFSLDNFRSLRTDSVGKLDGYAALGIVPQPFTPWLPVLLGQPPRHRRLAAARSPRR; encoded by the coding sequence ATGGCCGCACAGCAACTTGTCATCCTCGGCGGCACCGGTTTCGTCGGCAGCCATCTGGTGCCGCGCCTGGCCGCCGACGGCCACCAGATCGTGCTGCTCAGCCGCAACCGCGAGCAGCACCGCGAGCTCGGCGTGCTGCCCACGGTGAGCGTGCGCAGCGCCGACATCTACGACGACGAGGTGCTGCGCCGGCACCTGGCCGGCGCCGACGCGGTGATCAACCTGGTCGGCATCCTCAACCCGCGCGGCCGGCACAGCTTCCAGCGCGCGCACGTGGAATTGGCGCGCCGGCTGATCGCCGCCTGCCACGCCAGCGGCGTGGGTCGCCTGCACCAGATGAGCTCGCTCAAGGCGGGCCAGGGCCTGTCGCAATACCTGAAAACCCGCGGCGAGGCCGAGGCGCTGGTGAAGGCGTCCGCGCTGGACTGGACGATCTACCAGCCCAGCGTGATCTTCGGCCCCGGCGATGGCCTGGTCAGCCGCTTCGCCAAGCTGCTGCGACAGATGCCGGCGCTACCGCTGGCGCGCGCGCAGGCGCGCATGGCGCCCACCTGGGTCGGCGACGTGGCCGAGGCGATCGCCCGTTGCGTCGATCACGCGACGCTGGGCCAGCGGCGCAGCTTCGAGCTGTACGGCCCCGAGGTGCTCACGCTGGGCGAGATCGTGCGCAAGATCCGCGCCGCGGCCGGCCTGCGCACGCCGATCATCGCGCTGCCCGACAGCCTCGGCCGGCTGCAGGCGCAGTTCGCCGAGCTGCTGCCCGGCAAGCCTTTTTCGCTGGACAACTTCCGCTCGCTGCGCACCGACTCGGTCGGCAAGCTCGACGGCTACGCCGCGCTCGGCATCGTGCCGCAACCGTTCACGCCGTGGCTGCCGGTGCTGCTCGGCCAGCCGCCGCGGCACCGCCGGCTGGCCGCGGCACGTTCGCCGCGACGCTGA
- a CDS encoding class I SAM-dependent methyltransferase, which produces MPSRLPEPSADERVHSDRLLQLLREQIASHGPMPFSQYMERCLYAPGLGYYSAGRTKFGAAGDFVTAPELGGLFAGCVVNAVQPVLAMLGGEADFLELGGGSGAFAEAALKALAASGTLPRRYLILEPSADLRERQRERLLAHLPAELNARVQWLDRPPEQDWRGVLFANEVIDALPATRFAMRQGEVCEEHVALDGEGRLMRVDRPADALVSAAVRHVERDLGVDLVDGYRSEILPQLPYWIQAVAGSLLAGLMLFIDYGYVRREYYLPERDDGTLMAHYRHHAHNDPLYLPGMNDLTASVDFTALAEAGNSAGFGVAGYLPQAQFLIGAGLQDVFEREHAAIADEHGRYRLAQQAKRLMLPEQMGERFQAMLLARGLDALPLPAELLAADQGGRL; this is translated from the coding sequence ATGCCCTCCCGCCTCCCCGAACCCAGCGCCGACGAGCGCGTCCATTCCGACCGCCTGCTGCAGCTGCTGCGCGAACAGATCGCCTCGCATGGGCCGATGCCGTTCTCGCAGTACATGGAGCGCTGCCTGTACGCGCCGGGGCTGGGCTACTACAGCGCCGGCCGCACCAAGTTCGGCGCGGCCGGCGACTTCGTCACCGCGCCGGAGCTGGGCGGCCTGTTCGCCGGCTGCGTGGTCAACGCGGTGCAGCCGGTGCTGGCGATGCTCGGCGGCGAGGCGGACTTCCTCGAACTGGGCGGCGGCAGCGGCGCGTTCGCCGAGGCCGCACTGAAGGCGCTGGCCGCCAGCGGCACGCTGCCGCGGCGGTACCTGATCCTGGAACCCAGCGCCGACCTGCGCGAGCGCCAGCGCGAACGCCTGCTGGCGCACCTGCCGGCCGAGCTCAACGCCCGCGTGCAATGGCTGGATCGCCCGCCCGAACAGGACTGGCGCGGCGTGCTGTTCGCCAACGAGGTGATCGACGCGCTGCCGGCCACGCGCTTCGCGATGCGCCAGGGCGAGGTCTGCGAGGAGCACGTCGCGCTCGATGGCGAAGGTCGCCTGATGCGCGTCGACCGCCCGGCCGATGCGCTGGTGTCCGCCGCCGTGCGTCATGTCGAGCGCGACCTCGGCGTCGACCTTGTCGATGGCTACCGCTCGGAAATCCTGCCGCAGCTGCCGTATTGGATCCAGGCGGTCGCCGGTTCGCTGCTCGCCGGGCTGATGCTGTTCATCGACTACGGCTACGTGCGCCGCGAGTACTACCTGCCCGAGCGCGACGACGGCACCTTGATGGCGCACTACCGCCACCACGCGCACAACGATCCGCTGTACCTGCCGGGCATGAACGACCTCACCGCCTCGGTCGACTTCACCGCGCTGGCCGAGGCCGGCAACAGCGCCGGCTTCGGCGTGGCCGGCTACCTGCCGCAGGCGCAGTTCCTGATCGGCGCAGGGTTGCAGGACGTGTTCGAGCGCGAGCACGCGGCGATCGCCGACGAGCACGGCCGCTACCGGCTGGCGCAGCAGGCGAAGCGGCTGATGCTGCCCGAGCAGATGGGCGAGCGTTTCCAGGCGATGCTGCTGGCGCGCGGCCTCGATGCGCTGCCGCTGCCGGCCGAGCTGCTCGCCGCCGACCAGGGCGGGCGGCTTTGA
- a CDS encoding tetratricopeptide repeat-containing sulfotransferase family protein, with protein sequence MTTGPALPPMQRHAVDLPPATAQLLAEASRALGRGQVEFAEPLLAKALALAPDCTEAHRLMGIAALMGNNQPKAIDHLQRALATCPDDSTLNMNLGSALIETGETDAGLAYLQRACELAPASASTWFNYGKGLQFSARLEAARAALQRAVTMEPGYIPARNALATVLSSLGDTSAAVAMNRETLRQRPDCATAWFALANLKVEPFSKNDIMQLQSELGRPDISDDSRLLLGFTLAQAMEDQGDYAAAFDVLSEANALKRRNLYWDRHEEHARVDAIAKAFAHPLPAPLDATLGKEVIFVVCLPRSGSTLTEQILASHPQVEGADEILTLPQLLNEESARRGQPFPQWVPAATAQDWQRLGNEYLTRTRRWQQHHLRFTDKNVDNWAFVGAALAMLPGAHVVNSRRDPLETCFAWYRQLFGNQSVHYSYDLDDIADYYAGYARLSRLWRQRFPQQYFDHEYEALQTDPEAQIRRLLSFCGLPFDPACLAFHQSSRPVLTISAAQVRQPLRRDTARSARYGEKLDPLRARLRAIGEGER encoded by the coding sequence ATGACAACAGGCCCAGCCCTTCCACCCATGCAAAGACACGCCGTCGACCTGCCACCGGCAACCGCCCAACTGCTCGCGGAAGCGAGCAGGGCACTGGGCCGCGGCCAGGTTGAGTTCGCCGAACCGTTGCTGGCCAAGGCGCTGGCGCTGGCGCCGGACTGCACGGAAGCCCACCGACTGATGGGGATCGCCGCCCTGATGGGCAACAACCAGCCAAAAGCCATCGACCATCTGCAACGCGCGCTCGCCACCTGCCCGGACGATTCCACGCTCAACATGAATCTTGGCAGCGCCCTGATCGAAACCGGCGAGACCGATGCGGGCCTGGCATACCTGCAACGCGCCTGCGAGCTGGCTCCCGCGTCGGCCTCGACCTGGTTCAACTACGGCAAGGGGCTCCAGTTTTCCGCCCGCCTGGAAGCGGCGCGCGCTGCCCTGCAGCGGGCGGTGACCATGGAGCCGGGCTATATCCCGGCACGCAATGCCCTGGCGACCGTACTGTCCAGCCTGGGTGACACGTCCGCTGCCGTGGCGATGAACCGCGAGACCTTGCGGCAACGACCCGACTGCGCGACAGCATGGTTTGCCCTGGCCAACTTGAAGGTCGAACCCTTCAGCAAGAACGACATCATGCAGCTGCAAAGCGAGCTTGGCCGGCCCGACATATCGGACGACTCGCGCCTGCTGCTCGGATTCACCCTCGCCCAGGCGATGGAGGACCAGGGCGACTATGCGGCGGCGTTCGATGTCCTGAGCGAAGCCAATGCCCTGAAGCGACGCAACCTCTACTGGGATCGCCACGAGGAACACGCCCGCGTGGACGCCATCGCGAAGGCCTTCGCGCATCCCTTGCCCGCACCGCTGGACGCCACCCTGGGCAAGGAGGTCATCTTCGTCGTGTGCCTGCCGCGTTCCGGTTCCACGCTGACCGAGCAGATTCTCGCCTCGCATCCGCAGGTCGAGGGTGCCGATGAAATCCTGACTCTGCCGCAACTCCTCAACGAGGAATCCGCCCGTCGCGGACAGCCATTTCCGCAATGGGTCCCGGCGGCAACCGCCCAGGACTGGCAACGGCTGGGTAACGAATACCTGACCCGCACCCGACGCTGGCAGCAGCATCACCTGCGTTTCACCGACAAGAACGTGGACAACTGGGCGTTCGTGGGCGCCGCACTGGCGATGTTGCCGGGCGCCCACGTGGTGAATTCACGCCGGGATCCGTTGGAAACCTGTTTCGCCTGGTATCGCCAGCTGTTCGGCAACCAGTCCGTCCACTACAGCTACGACCTGGACGACATTGCGGATTACTACGCCGGCTATGCGCGCTTGAGCAGGCTCTGGCGGCAGCGATTCCCGCAGCAGTACTTCGATCACGAGTACGAAGCACTGCAAACCGACCCCGAGGCGCAGATCCGTCGTCTGCTGAGCTTCTGCGGGCTTCCATTCGATCCCGCCTGCCTTGCCTTCCATCAGTCGTCCCGCCCCGTGCTCACCATCAGCGCGGCCCAGGTTCGACAACCTTTGCGGCGGGATACCGCGCGCAGCGCGCGCTACGGCGAAAAGCTCGATCCGCTGCGCGCGAGGCTCCGCGCAATCGGTGAAGGGGAAAGGTAA